The Geoalkalibacter ferrihydriticus DSM 17813 DNA segment TCAGCCCATTCCAGCACTTGCCGCGCAAAATCCTTAAAATCGTCAAGGTGCTCGGTGATAATCCGATAAACGATGAGCCAATCAATTTTTTGATATTCATGAACTGCGATATTGCGGAAGCCGACGGCGTTTTTCATTCGTAATGCCGTATGTTCCGAAATGATCCCAAGGTCGTGCAATCGGTCAAAACCCTCGCCCATCGTGCTTGGTGCCGGGGTGTTGTGCTGCGCGACGACATGCGCGGCGATATCGACACAGGTTTGAACGGCGCGCTCCAGATTCAGGGTAATGATGTCCTGTGCGTCCAGATCTTTTTGGAGCAAATCGACGCTTTCCGGCGTCTTGGCGGCAACGCGCGCCAGACATCGCTGCAGGGCATCGAGCTTGGTCAGCAGAATCATCGAAGCCATTGCGCGCTCCTGTGCTCCAGGATCTGTCGGACGTAGGGCATCATGTCAGCCTGGTTGTACCAGAGACGTTTGAGCAGGCGGGCATAAAGCTCATGGTCGGCGTTTTTGACGATAACGGCCTGACAAAGTGCCTGTTCCAGAATCAATCCGGAGACATCCTGCAGATCGACCAGATCGACTTCGCGTTTCAACGCAGACGAGAGAGCCTGAGATAGCCGAACCTTGGTATCAACATTGAGCTTTTGTTTACCTGCGACGGCGATATCGACATCACTGCGGGTGGTCAGCCGTTGCTGGGCGGCGGAACCGAACAGGGTGCTGAATCGCACTTCTGGGAAGTCGCTCAGGGTATGGTTGATGATGTCGATCATTTGGTCAAGCTTCATGCTAAAACCTCAATGGGACCCAGATTTACAGGATGAACGCGGATTTAAAAACCTTTAAGTCATCTTTACCGCTGAGTACGCCAAGGGCGCTGAGTAAACCCCTATATTTTCTCAAGGTCTTTCCTCCGCGCTCTTCGCGCCCTCTGCGGTGAGCCAAGCCTTTATCCCGCCTTTTCAGACGTGATCCGTGTCCCCAGGTTTTTTGCTTTGATCAAGTATATTCCATCCTCATTGTCGACTGATCAATTCAAATTTTTCCGGGTTCCGCAAAATCTTTGTACTTAAATCGATATCAAGGTCCGGCCAATAAAAGTGGCCGGGACTTTCAAGGTTCACATTGAAAATTTTCTTCAACTCAACATCCCTGAACCAGGGAAATTTCTCGAATGGCACAAAGAATTCACTTCCCTCATACAGCAGCCAGAAGCCGTGCCGGGAAATGTTAGTTACTTCCAAGGAAGTGTTTTTTCCACGCGCTGCGGATTGCATCCTGTCGCTCCTCAACGATTTTCTGAAGTCTCATCAACTGCCGCTTGTTTAAGCCAACATAATCAGACAAAGACACGGTCGGTTCAATCCAAAACTTCGCCTCACCTTCCGGGGAAACAACATGCACATGAATCCGTTCTTCTTCACGGCTGAAAAAGAAAAATCGATATTTCCCTTCTCGAAAAATTGTTGGGCTCATTGAACAGCTGCCTCAAAAAATATTTGCGATGTTCAATATCAATTGTAAACATCTAAACATCAATGGGACACGGATCAAGTCTGATCAAATCGGATTTAAAACCCGCAACTGCTTTTCACCGCAGAGTACGCCAAGGGCGCTAAGTAAACCCTTATAATCAATAATCTTTTCTCAAGGTTTTTCCTCCGCGCTCTTCGCGCCCTCTGCGGTGAGCCAAGCCTTTATCCCGCCTTTTCAGATTTGATCCGTGTCCAATTGCCCTGTTTTTATCGGGATCCGTCTCCCCAGGGTTCACACCTCGGCGACCGCTGACAGGCGGCCGTTGACCGAACTCATTGCCTTGTCGTAAATATCCTCATACACCGCTGTCGTCACCTGCCAACGGTGATGATCGATGACCCACTGAGGCGCTTCGCGGCGGATGTGGTCGCACAGGTCCGTATCTCCGGCGACGTCGCGCAGGGCCTGGGCGAGGGCATCGACGTTGCCGGCGGGAAACAGGATGCCGTTTTGGCCGTGGCGGATCAGTTCGCGATGTCCGCCGACGTCGCTGGCCACCAGAACCTTGCCCATGGCCATGGCCTCCAGGGGTTTGAGGGGTGTGACCAGATCGGTGAGGCGCATGGGATAGCGCGGATAGACGAGCACGTCAAGCATGGAATAAACACCAGGCACGCGCTCGTGCGGAATACGGCCGGGCATGACCACGCGGTCGGCGAGGCCGAGTTCGCCGACGAGCTGCCAGAGTTCGGGTTCGGTTTCACCGCCGCCGACGAGCAGCAGCACGGTGTTTTTGTCTTCGCGGCAGGCTTCGGCGAAGGCGCGCACCAGCAAATCGAGCCCTTCGTAGCGGTAAAAGGAGCCGATGAAGCCGATGACTTTTTTACCTTTCAGCCGCCATTTTTCGAAATATTCGGCATCGGGCGGCGTGGGTTTGAAGTCGTCGGGATTGACGCCGTTGAACACCGGCGTGATCTTGTCTTCGGCGATGCCGCGCTTGACCAGATCGTGCTTGAGACCGTTACAGAGGATCGCGACCTGGTCCGCCCGGTGGCAGACCCGCGTTTCGAGACCGCGCACCAGCTTGTATTTGCAGGAGCCCTCGGCATAGCTGCCGTGATCGACGGCGGCGTCTTCCCAAAAGGCGCGAATTTCGTACACCATGGGCAAACCCAGTTTGCGCGCGGCACGCAGGGCGGGCATGGCGTTGAGCACCGGCGAATGGGCATGGATGAGATCAGGTTTTTCGCGCGCGGCCACTTCAAGGATACGCTGGGTGAGCGCACGCATCATGCGCCCTTCGGTGAGAAAGGGCACCTCGCTTTCCTCGACACGTCCGGTGCGATAATAGGTGAAGTCGCCGATCACCTCGCGCGGCGCCCACTCGCCTTTCCAGTTCTGTTCATGCTTGGGCGCGGTCACCACCACCGGCTGCCAACCCCGCGCACGCTGGGCGCGAAAGATGCTCTGGCTGCGGAAGGTGTAGCCGCTGTGCAGGGGCAGGCTGTGATCGAGTACGTGGAGTATTTTCATAGCGTATGTCCTTGCGTGATTATCATTTTACCCGTAGGGGCGACCCGGTGGGTCGCCCTGGGCGAGGCAGCGCCTCGCCCCTACGATTATCGTGCGTTCAAACAGGGCGCACATCGGTGCGCCCCTACACCATCCGTTGCAATATATCCACAATACGTCCTGCCGCTTTTCCATCCCACAACGGCGGAACCTGTTTTTTCTCGGCCTGGCCGCCCAACACCTTGGCGGCGGCGGCGAGGATCTGGTGTTTATCCGAACCCACCAATTGGTTGGTGCCGGCGGTGACGGTGATGGGGCGCTCGGTGTTGTGGCGCAGGGTGATGCAGGGGACGCCGAGCACCGTGGTTTCTTCCTGGATGCCGCCGGAGTCAGTGAGGACGATGCGGGCATCTTTGTTGAGCTTGAGAAAGTCGAGATAGCCCAGGGGTTCGCTGAGAATGAATCCCTGGCTGAGAAGTGCGTCCAGGCCGAATTCGCTGATGCGCTTGCGGGTGCGCGGATGAATCGGGAAAACCAGAGGCAGATCGCGGGCGATGGTGCTCAAGGCTTCGAGAATGCCGCGCAGGCTCTCCGGTTCGTCGACGTTTGAGGGGCGATGCAGGGTGACGACACCGTAGTTCCTGGCTTCAACGCCGAGTTGCTGCAGAATGGAGGATTCATCGGCGCGTTGCACGTGCTTCATCAAGCTGTCGATCATGGTGTTGCCGACGAAGAAAATCTTTTCATCGGCGATGCCTTCCCTGCGCAGATGCTCGCTCGCCAGCTCTTCGGTGGTGAAGAGAAAATCGGCCACGCTGTCGGTCATGAGGCGGTTGATCTCTTCGGGCATGGCGCGATCGAAACTGCGCAGGCCCGCTTCGACATGGGCGACGGGGATGCCGAGCTTGGCGGCGGCGAGAGTTGCGGCGAGCGTTGAATTGACATCGCCGACGACGATCACCACATCCGGCCGTTCGCGCTCCAGAACCGGCTCAATGCGCATGAGCACTTCGCCGGTCTGACGCGCATGACTGCCGCTGCCGACCTCGAGATCGACATGGGGCTTGGGCATTCCGAGATCGACGAAAAAGAATTGACTCATCTTCTCGTCATAGTGCTGACCGGTATGCACAAGCACATAGTCGATGCCGCGCTGTTTGAGTTCATCGATGATGGGCGCGATTTTCATAAAATTGGGCCGCGCCCCGACAACACACAGAACTTTCATAAAATCCTCAAAAGCAAAGAGCTTTGACAGGATGAACAGGATTAGACAGGTTTATTTTCAAACGCTTTGACAAACAAATCCTGGCCATCTTGTTCATCCTGTCGATTTTAATTCAGTAATTTTTCAAGTTTCTCCATATTTCGCCGCCAATCGAAGTTCTCCACCACGAACTTGCGGCCAGCGTCCCCAAGTTCCCGGCGCGCTCCGGGGTTGTTGCACAGATCGATGACCGCGGCGGCGATACTCTCGGCGCTATCAGCGATCAGTAGATGTTGGAGGTCTTTGGCGCCGACGCCCTGGGCGGCTTTGGTAGTGGTGACCACGGGGCGCTCCATGGCCATGGCTTCAAGAACTTTGTTCTGGACGCCGCGGGCCAGGCGCAGGGGGATGACACAGACATCGGCCTTGGCGTACCAGGGGCGGATGTCGTCGACAAAACCGGTGACCGTGACGTTGGGCATTTGGCCGAGAGCCTGCACCGCGGGGGTTGGTTTGCCGCCGACGATGTAAAAATGCGCATCGATGCCGGCCTTGGTGATACGCGGCAATATCTCGCGGCAGAACCACACCACGGCATCGACATTGGCGTGATAATCCATGGCGCCGGTGAACACGAGATTGGTGGGGGAATTCTCCGTAGGGGCAACGCATGCGTTGCCTTGGGCGAGGCATGCCTCGCCCCTACGGGGATCGGGGTTGAAAAATTCAAAATCCACCCCGTTGCCGACCACCTCGATATTACGGGCGTCCGGCATCTGATTTTTGAACAATTGCGCTTCGTTGTCGGTGAT contains these protein-coding regions:
- the hepT gene encoding type VII toxin-antitoxin system HepT family RNase toxin, with translation MASMILLTKLDALQRCLARVAAKTPESVDLLQKDLDAQDIITLNLERAVQTCVDIAAHVVAQHNTPAPSTMGEGFDRLHDLGIISEHTALRMKNAVGFRNIAVHEYQKIDWLIVYRIITEHLDDFKDFARQVLEWADGKTG
- the mntA gene encoding type VII toxin-antitoxin system MntA family adenylyltransferase antitoxin; the protein is MKLDQMIDIINHTLSDFPEVRFSTLFGSAAQQRLTTRSDVDIAVAGKQKLNVDTKVRLSQALSSALKREVDLVDLQDVSGLILEQALCQAVIVKNADHELYARLLKRLWYNQADMMPYVRQILEHRSAQWLR
- a CDS encoding DUF2442 domain-containing protein, whose amino-acid sequence is MQSAARGKNTSLEVTNISRHGFWLLYEGSEFFVPFEKFPWFRDVELKKIFNVNLESPGHFYWPDLDIDLSTKILRNPEKFELISRQ
- a CDS encoding DUF4160 domain-containing protein; translation: MSPTIFREGKYRFFFFSREEERIHVHVVSPEGEAKFWIEPTVSLSDYVGLNKRQLMRLQKIVEERQDAIRSAWKKHFLGSN
- a CDS encoding TIGR04063 family PEP-CTERM/XrtA system glycosyltransferase; translated protein: MKILHVLDHSLPLHSGYTFRSQSIFRAQRARGWQPVVVTAPKHEQNWKGEWAPREVIGDFTYYRTGRVEESEVPFLTEGRMMRALTQRILEVAAREKPDLIHAHSPVLNAMPALRAARKLGLPMVYEIRAFWEDAAVDHGSYAEGSCKYKLVRGLETRVCHRADQVAILCNGLKHDLVKRGIAEDKITPVFNGVNPDDFKPTPPDAEYFEKWRLKGKKVIGFIGSFYRYEGLDLLVRAFAEACREDKNTVLLLVGGGETEPELWQLVGELGLADRVVMPGRIPHERVPGVYSMLDVLVYPRYPMRLTDLVTPLKPLEAMAMGKVLVASDVGGHRELIRHGQNGILFPAGNVDALAQALRDVAGDTDLCDHIRREAPQWVIDHHRWQVTTAVYEDIYDKAMSSVNGRLSAVAEV
- the wecB gene encoding non-hydrolyzing UDP-N-acetylglucosamine 2-epimerase, translating into MKVLCVVGARPNFMKIAPIIDELKQRGIDYVLVHTGQHYDEKMSQFFFVDLGMPKPHVDLEVGSGSHARQTGEVLMRIEPVLERERPDVVIVVGDVNSTLAATLAAAKLGIPVAHVEAGLRSFDRAMPEEINRLMTDSVADFLFTTEELASEHLRREGIADEKIFFVGNTMIDSLMKHVQRADESSILQQLGVEARNYGVVTLHRPSNVDEPESLRGILEALSTIARDLPLVFPIHPRTRKRISEFGLDALLSQGFILSEPLGYLDFLKLNKDARIVLTDSGGIQEETTVLGVPCITLRHNTERPITVTAGTNQLVGSDKHQILAAAAKVLGGQAEKKQVPPLWDGKAAGRIVDILQRMV
- a CDS encoding TIGR03087 family PEP-CTERM/XrtA system glycosyltransferase encodes the protein MKILYICHRIPYPPNKGDKIRSFNEVKYLAEHHDLHLAFLVDDPADMQHVDALREYCVDLAFVQINPPVQKVKAVSQMLIGKPLSLPYFYSSNLQQQIDAWAQAQTFDAIVCFSGPMAEYVYRSDVWSKERRPRLIMDFCDVDSDKWGQYAQDAKFPMNIVYGLEQKRLLAYESRVNREFDHSVFITDNEAQLFKNQMPDARNIEVVGNGVDFEFFNPDPRRGEACLAQGNACVAPTENSPTNLVFTGAMDYHANVDAVVWFCREILPRITKAGIDAHFYIVGGKPTPAVQALGQMPNVTVTGFVDDIRPWYAKADVCVIPLRLARGVQNKVLEAMAMERPVVTTTKAAQGVGAKDLQHLLIADSAESIAAAVIDLCNNPGARRELGDAGRKFVVENFDWRRNMEKLEKLLN